From a region of the Campylobacter showae genome:
- a CDS encoding TonB-dependent receptor, with translation MSLVAAASLNAQTQNVTLDAAIVTATGFESALKEETRNIFVVTKTDIEAYGYRTIKELVEKIPSVNFVSTSSLGENIDMRGQGMRGDGATPTMAVKIMLNGVPINMVDAAHGIIPLEMIAIEDVEQVEVMPGGGAVLYGSGTRGGVVNIITKQRPRDFFANVSSKIGSYSYRDATATVGGNVSEDLFLKFSGKAFGQKGYRHDYKERGYYLSGGPNYKFNDSHSLNLTPSIFKSKRNDPAP, from the coding sequence CTAAACGCGCAAACCCAAAACGTCACGCTTGATGCCGCCATAGTAACGGCGACGGGCTTTGAAAGCGCACTAAAAGAAGAGACCAGAAATATATTCGTCGTAACCAAAACAGACATCGAAGCCTACGGCTACCGCACGATAAAAGAGCTCGTAGAAAAGATCCCTAGCGTCAATTTCGTCAGCACTTCAAGCTTAGGCGAAAACATAGATATGCGCGGGCAAGGCATGCGCGGAGACGGCGCGACGCCAACCATGGCCGTAAAAATCATGCTAAACGGAGTGCCGATAAATATGGTTGATGCGGCGCACGGCATCATACCGCTTGAGATGATCGCGATCGAGGACGTCGAGCAGGTCGAAGTGATGCCAGGAGGCGGGGCCGTGCTATACGGCAGCGGCACTAGAGGCGGCGTGGTAAATATCATCACCAAGCAAAGACCGCGAGATTTTTTCGCAAACGTAAGCTCAAAAATCGGCTCGTATAGCTACCGCGACGCCACAGCAACCGTCGGCGGAAACGTGAGCGAGGATCTGTTTTTAAAATTTAGCGGCAAAGCATTCGGTCAAAAAGGCTACAGACACGACTACAAGGAGCGCGGATACTACCTAAGCGGCGGGCCAAACTACAAATTTAACGACTCCCACTCGCTAAATTTGACGCCTAGCATATTTAAATCAAAAAGGAACGATCCGGCACCCTAA
- a CDS encoding TonB-dependent receptor, with amino-acid sequence MKKERSGTLTQDQVSQNRRQNANNGLTKLFENEKIDVNAVYEGKFNDFYSVNLMPYYQKIKIKTSSTESARGVRYPMEGLFGDKKYGVNFKNKLDYGSGEFIFGYDYEQNKGERESHYAVKMSPVMSMKHDTTLDLEKTTHALYFMEKHKFTKLFDLSFGYRFELAQYEASRVSDMKGFRNGMPFPPMTSYNAISDGRDIDNHAFEFTPNFRYSDTGNVYFKFERGYISPSPSQLTDKDQITKQYKFNDLKSEKFNTYEIGLKDHVASMPVNATVFLTDTSDEIAYAELGANHGDAWKYYNIAKTRRYGFEFFSRQNLFDKLILSQSYAYVNATIKKRR; translated from the coding sequence ATCAAAAAGGAACGATCCGGCACCCTAACCCAGGATCAAGTTTCGCAAAACCGCAGACAAAACGCCAATAACGGCCTAACAAAGCTTTTTGAAAACGAAAAAATCGACGTAAACGCCGTTTATGAGGGTAAATTTAACGACTTTTACTCGGTAAATTTGATGCCGTATTATCAAAAAATCAAAATCAAAACCTCATCGACCGAGTCGGCTCGCGGCGTGCGCTATCCGATGGAGGGGCTTTTCGGCGATAAAAAATACGGCGTAAATTTTAAAAATAAGCTTGACTACGGCAGCGGCGAGTTTATCTTCGGCTACGACTACGAGCAAAACAAGGGCGAAAGAGAGTCGCACTATGCCGTAAAAATGTCGCCAGTGATGAGTATGAAGCACGATACGACGCTCGATCTAGAAAAGACCACTCACGCGCTTTATTTTATGGAAAAGCATAAATTTACCAAGCTTTTCGACCTAAGCTTCGGGTATAGATTTGAGCTCGCGCAGTACGAGGCGAGCAGAGTTTCTGATATGAAAGGCTTTAGAAACGGCATGCCTTTTCCTCCGATGACCAGCTACAACGCCATAAGCGACGGCAGAGATATCGACAACCACGCGTTTGAGTTTACGCCCAATTTCAGATACTCAGACACGGGAAACGTATATTTTAAATTTGAGCGCGGCTACATCTCGCCCTCGCCTTCTCAACTAACCGACAAAGATCAGATCACTAAACAATACAAATTTAACGACCTAAAATCTGAAAAATTTAACACCTACGAGATCGGGCTAAAAGATCACGTCGCGAGCATGCCGGTAAACGCTACCGTGTTTTTAACCGATACTAGCGACGAGATAGCCTATGCCGAGCTCGGGGCCAATCACGGAGACGCTTGGAAATACTACAACATCGCAAAAACCAGACGCTACGGATTT